The Deinococcus multiflagellatus genome window below encodes:
- a CDS encoding MDR family MFS transporter, protein MKPHFGQIRTEHCFIPAMLQSQTNCRARNDTGWHRPTHFPTTTQKGRTILIESMSPVVRVRILTSFLGRMSSSMIYPFLAIYYAKYVGVQIAGAFLMMHVATSFGASLFGGHLADTWGRKRVLLAGDSVKVLAFLGIVMANAPWGRWEGSVWITFVLLLAVSVAGGLSAPAAEAILIDASTPESRKSMYAINYWATNLSIMLGATIGAWLFADNFLLLLTGLFLMSLVTFLMDKYLIQDEFRPKIEVIAGESKLRQLIASYRSASRNAPFMWFTAAGVSILIVEFQRNDYLSIRLAQDLAIQNLTFWNGRSIELNGVKLFGFITFVNTFLIVLLGIPFSHLIRNVPVKLAMYIGFLLFGLGYALLAYASAPLILVAAAVILTIGELLYEPTRQAAMADFIDDERRGIYLAVNGMVFQAARWFSAGLVIFSPWLGNIGLGVTYLLLAFLAVFLSSVAFHRRLTRVAHTLTEG, encoded by the coding sequence ATGAAGCCGCACTTCGGTCAAATTCGTACGGAACACTGTTTCATTCCGGCTATGCTACAGAGCCAGACCAACTGCCGAGCGCGAAATGACACAGGTTGGCACCGTCCTACTCACTTCCCCACCACAACGCAGAAAGGAAGAACCATCTTGATCGAGAGCATGTCCCCCGTCGTTAGAGTGCGCATCCTTACCTCATTTCTAGGAAGGATGTCCAGTTCAATGATCTACCCTTTCCTCGCTATCTACTACGCCAAGTATGTGGGCGTGCAAATTGCTGGTGCCTTCCTGATGATGCACGTCGCCACGTCCTTTGGAGCGAGCTTGTTTGGTGGACATCTTGCAGACACATGGGGCCGTAAGCGGGTTCTGCTTGCAGGTGATTCGGTCAAGGTGCTCGCTTTCCTGGGTATCGTCATGGCCAACGCTCCGTGGGGTCGCTGGGAAGGCTCCGTCTGGATCACGTTTGTGTTGCTGCTCGCTGTCAGCGTAGCTGGCGGGCTTTCCGCTCCCGCGGCAGAAGCAATTCTGATCGATGCCAGTACTCCTGAGAGTCGAAAGAGCATGTACGCCATAAACTACTGGGCAACTAATCTCTCGATCATGCTCGGCGCAACCATCGGTGCCTGGCTGTTCGCTGATAACTTTCTGTTACTCCTCACTGGATTGTTTTTAATGTCTCTCGTTACTTTTCTTATGGACAAGTATCTCATTCAAGACGAATTTCGCCCAAAGATCGAAGTGATAGCAGGAGAAAGTAAGCTACGCCAGCTCATTGCAAGTTACCGCAGTGCATCGCGAAATGCACCTTTCATGTGGTTTACGGCTGCCGGTGTATCTATCCTAATCGTTGAATTTCAACGTAATGATTATCTCTCTATACGATTGGCGCAGGATCTGGCTATTCAAAACTTAACATTTTGGAACGGTCGAAGTATTGAACTAAATGGAGTCAAGCTATTTGGATTTATTACCTTCGTAAACACATTTCTCATTGTTCTTTTAGGTATTCCATTTTCGCACTTAATTCGCAACGTTCCTGTGAAGTTGGCAATGTATATAGGATTCTTGCTATTCGGATTGGGTTACGCGCTTCTGGCTTATGCCAGCGCACCTCTTATTCTGGTGGCTGCAGCAGTCATTCTCACGATTGGCGAGCTATTATATGAACCGACACGGCAGGCTGCAATGGCAGACTTCATTGATGATGAGCGTCGCGGCATCTACCTGGCTGTAAATGGTATGGTGTTTCAAGCTGCCCGTTGGTTTTCCGCAGGTTTGGTTATTTTCAGTCCCTGGCTCGGAAATATCGGCCTCGGTGTCACTTACCTTCTGCTCGCCTTTCTGGCCGTATTCCTATCCTCCGTTGCCTTTCATAGACGACTAACCCGAGTTGCCCACACGCTCACAGAAGGATGA
- a CDS encoding serine hydrolase domain-containing protein, whose translation MHISPLSSESHSVVVEGKAEAMVDALKRGINEQVIPGAAIIWGSPNRFLLDRAVGYAEVVPTRVEAQNSTIYDIASLTKVVATWPLVAQALQSGALQLTQTVGDLIPESAQAPAAPITIQQLLTHTSGLMQATWLSQYPRNAATIRERLVNEKLEWIPGSRVSYSNRPFILLGFILEQVLGMPLERACKEYVWKPLDMPDTTFNPDGSVLARIASTEERDGTCLKGSVHDESAAWLGGVAGHAGAFSTTRDLSRFASAVLTRSAVVGGHEVSALTFTDHTKQLGVSRGLAWESYEDWNPSGNVWGHLGFTGTSLWLDFGRNEYLVLLSNRVHPKRGDPQAMRALRQEVFSKWQETPLQ comes from the coding sequence ATGCACATTAGTCCACTTTCTTCCGAAAGCCATAGCGTAGTTGTGGAGGGAAAGGCCGAGGCGATGGTCGACGCATTAAAACGTGGCATAAACGAACAGGTCATTCCGGGAGCTGCGATCATCTGGGGTTCACCAAATCGGTTTCTTCTTGATCGGGCTGTGGGATATGCAGAGGTCGTTCCTACACGTGTGGAAGCACAAAACTCGACGATCTACGACATCGCTTCCCTCACCAAAGTGGTTGCAACGTGGCCGCTCGTGGCTCAAGCGTTGCAGAGCGGCGCATTGCAGTTGACGCAGACCGTTGGGGACCTAATCCCTGAATCTGCTCAGGCTCCAGCGGCCCCAATCACTATTCAACAGCTCCTTACCCACACTTCGGGATTGATGCAGGCAACTTGGTTATCACAGTATCCGAGGAACGCTGCGACCATCCGGGAAAGGCTGGTGAACGAGAAACTTGAATGGATACCAGGCAGTCGGGTCTCGTACTCCAACCGGCCATTTATCCTGCTCGGCTTCATTCTTGAACAGGTATTAGGGATGCCATTAGAGAGAGCCTGTAAAGAGTACGTGTGGAAACCGCTTGATATGCCGGACACCACCTTCAACCCTGATGGGTCGGTTCTGGCACGCATTGCCTCCACGGAAGAACGGGATGGGACATGTCTGAAGGGTTCCGTTCACGATGAAAGTGCGGCGTGGCTCGGCGGTGTGGCGGGACATGCCGGAGCGTTTTCGACGACACGCGACTTGTCCAGGTTTGCCAGCGCCGTTCTCACCCGGAGCGCCGTGGTCGGTGGGCACGAGGTCTCAGCCCTGACGTTCACCGACCACACCAAGCAGCTCGGTGTCAGCCGTGGCCTCGCCTGGGAGAGTTACGAGGATTGGAACCCCTCCGGAAATGTCTGGGGTCATCTTGGATTTACCGGCACGAGTCTGTGGTTGGATTTTGGCCGCAATGAATACTTGGTTCTCCTGTCCAACCGTGTCCATCCCAAGCGAGGAGATCCTCAAGCCATGCGAGCCCTGCGTCAAGAGGTGTTTAGCAAATGGCAGGAAACCCCGCTGCAGTGA